In Leifsonia sp. AK011, the genomic stretch GAACCCGCTGCGTACCGCTCGTCCCAGAACTCGCGGCTCACGCGAGAACCTCGCGACCGATGCGGGCGAGCGCCTCGGCGAACCACGCCTCACGACCGGGGCCGGTTCCCCCCGAGAGGTTGACGCCGGCGACGCCCTCGATCGACAGGAAACCATGCGCGAGCTCGACCGCAGCCGCGATCCCCTCCTCGAACGGGTCGGTCGCCGACAGGATCCGGTCGAGGTAGCCGGGTGGCAGCACGAGGGTGGTGAAGGTGCGCAGCAGGCTCGCGCTCTCGCGATCGATGACCACGGGGATGCAGGGGATGTACTTCATGTCAGCCCCGAGATCCTGCGCCCGGCCGATGAAGTCGGCGACCGGCGCCACACCCCCGGCGTGATTGACGAAGCACACCTCGGCCCCGGCACGCATCTTCTCGAGCAGCCGGTCGGGCCGGCGACCCACGGGAGGCGTCGCGGGAGCTTCTGCCACCGAGACGAGATGTCCGTTCGCCCGGGCGAGGGATGCCGCCTCCGTCGAGTCCAGGTCGAACACGGGCTTCGCGTCCGGACGCTGGCCGGTGTTGGTGTGGTCGCCCGTTACGCAGTGGACCCCGGCGACCCCGACGTGCGCGAGGGCTGCAAGTTCGCCCTCCATCGCGACACGGTTGCGGTCGCGGCAGTTGAAGCCCGTCCAGGCCAGGAGCCCGGTCGCCTGGATGAGTGAAGCCCGGTACGCAGGGGGGAACTGCACACGCGCAGCCCCCGCGTCACCCGCGAGCACGGCATCCACCGACCCTGCCAGCAGCGTCGCGCATTCGGTGAGGGATGCCGCATCCAGAGCCCGCGCCGGGAAGTCGGCCACCACAACCGGCCGCACCCCCATGAGCTCGCGCATAGCGGTCGCTCCCGCCGACACGGGCGACGGCGGAACGGGATCGGAGTGCCCTGGCTGCTCCTCCGAGTCCACACCGTGCCAGCGCACCGTGGGCGTTTCGAGGAACACGCACGCGTGCGGCGCGACCTCACAGGTGCCGTCGAACTCGACCCCACCGCAGGGCCCGTAGACCATGCTCTTGGGGCACGAGAAAGGGGCTTCTGTCACGTCGAGGAGCTCGGTCGGCACGGGGGAAACTCCTCTGAAATGTTGGTCTGTTTCAATGGTAGCCACAACGGAAACACGGAACGGACGGCACGATGGGCAACAGGTACGAGCTGGTCGTGCGCGCGTCATCCGTGCTCGTCGACGGGGTGTTCCAGCCACGCGAGATCGGCGTTCGGGAGGGTCACATCGAGGCGGTCTCCGAGCTTCCGCTGCAGGGTGAGACCGTCGTCACGCTCGCCGACGATGAGGTTCTCCTGCCGGGTGTCGTCGACTCGCACGTTCACGTGAACGAGCCGGGCCGCACCGAGTGGGAGGGCTTCGCGACAGCGACTCGCGCCGCAGCCGCGGGCGGCGTGACAACGATCATCGACATGCCGCTCAACAGCATCCCCGCGACGACGACGGTGTCAGCGCTTGAGGCCAAACGCGCGGTCGCCGCTGAGAAGGCCGTCATTGACGTCGGCTTCTGGGGTGGCGCGGTTCCCGAGAATCTCGGAACGCTGCGCGGGCTGCACGAAGCTGGTGTCTACGGGTTCAAGGCCTTCCTCGCGCCCTCGGGGGTCGACGAATTCGGGCACCTCGACACCCCGCAGCTGTTCGCAGCGCTGGAGGAGATCGCGTCCTTCGACGGGCTCCTCATCGTGCACGCCGAGGACCCGGCCGTGCTCGACGCACACGCCAACCACGGCGGCCGCGACTACCACCGGTTCGTGGAGTCCCGTCCCGATGAGGCCGAGATCACTGCCATAGGCAACGTGATCGAGGGGGTGCGGCGCACGGGTGCTCGCGCCCACATCCTGCACCTGTCCTCGGCCGCTGCCCTGCCCGAGCTGCGTGCCGCGCGCGCCGAGGGGCTGCCCATCACGGTGGAGACGTGCCCGCACTACCTCACGCTCTCGGAGGAGCAGATCGCGGATGGGGCGACCCAGTTCAAGTGCTGCCCGCCGATTCGGGATGACGCGAACCGCGACCTCCTTTGGCGGGCGCTGCTCGAAGGCGACATCGACATCGTGGTGAGCGACCACTCCCCCGCGACCGTCGACCTCAAGACCCGAGGAGGCGGCGACTTCGAGGAGGCCTGGGGCGGCATCGCAGGCCTCCAGCTCGAACTCCCTGCCGTCTGGACGGAGGCCGCTCGTCGAGGCATCGGCCTCGAACGCGTACTGCAGTGGATGTCGCGGGGCCCGGCCGATTTCGTAGGCCTCTCGCAGAAGGGCCGCATCGCCGTGGGAGCCGACGCCGACCTCGTAGCCTTCGCCCCGGATGCCACGTGGACCGTGCACAAGGAACAGCTCCTGCACCGCAACCCCGTCTCCGCCTACGACGGCCGCGAGCTGCGCGGCGCCGTCCGCCGCACGTGGGTGCGCGGTGCGGAGCCGGTGGCGGGGGCGCTGCTTAGGCGCGGGTGAGGTTTCGATAACGCCGGGCTTCGCCGCGGCTACTCAACCAGCGAGTTCTTGCGGGTTGAGTAGGCCCGCGAAGCGGCCGTTATCGAAACCTCACCGACGTAAAACGACAACCACGAGACCTACCGAGCAGCCCGCACCCGCGCCGCCTCACGCTCAGCCTTCGTGTTCAGCCGCCCGCCACGCGAGCCCGCGAGCTTCGCCTTGCGGTGCTCCGCCACCGTGATCGGCTCGTAGAGCAGTTCCTCGCCGGGGGCCAGCAGCTCCGGGATGGGTGCGATCACGGCATCCGGTCGTCCACCGTGGAAGTACGCGACGCTCCGACGCCGCTCGATGCGACCGTCGATCACGGGCGGCTTCACGCGGTGGAGCGTCGACATCCATTGGTCGTTGGTCCAGCCGGCCATGTTGTCGGCGAGGTTCACGAGCAGGGCGCCATCGGCGGGGTTGACGTCGTTCCAACTCCCGTCGGTGCCGAGCACCTGCAGCCCCTTAACCTGGTCAGCCCACAGCACGGTCACGATGTCGTAGTCGGTGTGCTCACCCATACCGCGGAGCTCTCCATCGAGGTCGACGGTGCCCGGCGGCAGGGCGTAGTTGTTGATGCGCATCGTCGCGGTGTTGTGGGTCGTGGCATCCGCGAAGAAGTCCGACGGGAGTCCAAGCGCGTCGGGGAAGATCGTCACGAGCGTCTCCGCCACCCGTCGCGCTTCAGCGAAGTAGGCCATCACACGCTCCCGGAACAGCGGAACATCCGGCCAGACGTTCTCCTGGTACTCGCTCTCCGGCAGGTCCACGCCCGGGTAGTCGGCGCGCGTGAGGCCCACGTTGAACGCCTCGAAGAAGTCGTTCATGAGGGACGCATTCACGACGCCGAGCGAGAGGCTGAGACTCTCGGACTTGGGCGGCGAGTACCCGCGATTGACGCCGCGCGGCGTGCGCATGAGCATCTTCGTGTCCATGTCCTGGGCGAAGAAATCGTCGATCGCCTGCTTCAACCCGTCGATGGTCTCGTCGGGGACGGCGTGTCCGATCACCTGCACAAACCCGACCGTGCGGCACGCGCCATCCCACGCTCTAGCGACCGCCGCCTTCTCTTCGGGCGTTCCGCCCTTCACGTACGGCGTGATGTCGACGGTGGGCACTTCGAAGGCCATGGCGGCTCCCTTCGGCAACGGATGCCGCGACCCTACGCCCCTCGTGTGACCGTGGTGTAACGCGGCCGATTCGTCACCCCACTCTGGCTACAGATCGGGCAGAACAAATCCATATCCGCGCCGCAGGAGCTCGAGAAAATACTCACAGGCGTCTTCCTCACGGGCGAAGACTCGCTCCGAAACGCGGTTCCCGCGCTCCGAGTAGTAGACGTACCACAGACCTGATCGCGAATGATCGAGCACCATG encodes the following:
- the allB gene encoding allantoinase AllB, giving the protein MGNRYELVVRASSVLVDGVFQPREIGVREGHIEAVSELPLQGETVVTLADDEVLLPGVVDSHVHVNEPGRTEWEGFATATRAAAAGGVTTIIDMPLNSIPATTTVSALEAKRAVAAEKAVIDVGFWGGAVPENLGTLRGLHEAGVYGFKAFLAPSGVDEFGHLDTPQLFAALEEIASFDGLLIVHAEDPAVLDAHANHGGRDYHRFVESRPDEAEITAIGNVIEGVRRTGARAHILHLSSAAALPELRAARAEGLPITVETCPHYLTLSEEQIADGATQFKCCPPIRDDANRDLLWRALLEGDIDIVVSDHSPATVDLKTRGGGDFEEAWGGIAGLQLELPAVWTEAARRGIGLERVLQWMSRGPADFVGLSQKGRIAVGADADLVAFAPDATWTVHKEQLLHRNPVSAYDGRELRGAVRRTWVRGAEPVAGALLRRG
- a CDS encoding isopenicillin N synthase family oxygenase, with the protein product MAFEVPTVDITPYVKGGTPEEKAAVARAWDGACRTVGFVQVIGHAVPDETIDGLKQAIDDFFAQDMDTKMLMRTPRGVNRGYSPPKSESLSLSLGVVNASLMNDFFEAFNVGLTRADYPGVDLPESEYQENVWPDVPLFRERVMAYFAEARRVAETLVTIFPDALGLPSDFFADATTHNTATMRINNYALPPGTVDLDGELRGMGEHTDYDIVTVLWADQVKGLQVLGTDGSWNDVNPADGALLVNLADNMAGWTNDQWMSTLHRVKPPVIDGRIERRRSVAYFHGGRPDAVIAPIPELLAPGEELLYEPITVAEHRKAKLAGSRGGRLNTKAEREAARVRAAR
- a CDS encoding methylenetetrahydrofolate reductase C-terminal domain-containing protein, translating into MPTELLDVTEAPFSCPKSMVYGPCGGVEFDGTCEVAPHACVFLETPTVRWHGVDSEEQPGHSDPVPPSPVSAGATAMRELMGVRPVVVADFPARALDAASLTECATLLAGSVDAVLAGDAGAARVQFPPAYRASLIQATGLLAWTGFNCRDRNRVAMEGELAALAHVGVAGVHCVTGDHTNTGQRPDAKPVFDLDSTEAASLARANGHLVSVAEAPATPPVGRRPDRLLEKMRAGAEVCFVNHAGGVAPVADFIGRAQDLGADMKYIPCIPVVIDRESASLLRTFTTLVLPPGYLDRILSATDPFEEGIAAAVELAHGFLSIEGVAGVNLSGGTGPGREAWFAEALARIGREVLA